A stretch of the Sphingobacterium thalpophilum genome encodes the following:
- a CDS encoding helix-turn-helix domain-containing protein: protein MNVKEIAYTFNYENHGYFVRFFTKHKGISPTSFRKQF from the coding sequence ATGAATGTTAAAGAAATTGCATACACATTCAATTACGAGAACCACGGCTATTTTGTCCGCTTTTTTACGAAACATAAAGGAATATCACCCACCAGTTTCAGAAAGCAATTTTAA
- a CDS encoding helix-turn-helix domain-containing protein, which produces MVAKAIRLLRQQRGWTQHDVAQRLQISIPSLSKIEAGITDLNLSRLNQIAELFNLTTVQLLSYSGSEEVEEEADKVKVLSEKIQQRDDEIIHLQKKIILLYEHLYSLHSSLI; this is translated from the coding sequence ATGGTAGCAAAAGCAATTCGATTACTTAGGCAGCAAAGGGGCTGGACCCAACATGATGTTGCACAGAGATTACAAATATCAATTCCCTCATTATCAAAAATAGAAGCAGGAATTACAGACCTTAATCTCTCACGGTTAAACCAAATCGCAGAGTTATTTAATTTGACAACCGTACAGCTATTATCTTATTCTGGATCAGAAGAGGTTGAAGAGGAGGCTGATAAGGTAAAAGTACTTTCGGAAAAGATACAACAGCGCGACGACGAAATTATCCATCTTCAGAAAAAGATCATACTATTATATGAGCACCTGTACAGTCTCCACAGCAGCTTAATATAA
- a CDS encoding Fic/DOC family N-terminal domain-containing protein has protein sequence MEIQQLLSNADRQMGRLDMYSEYIPNIDLFISMHVAKEATQSSKIEGTQTNIEVIIVMAC, from the coding sequence ATGGAGATACAACAATTGCTATCAAATGCCGATCGACAGATGGGAAGATTAGATATGTATTCTGAATACATTCCTAATATAGATTTGTTCATCAGCATGCATGTGGCCAAGGAAGCTACACAAAGTAGCAAAATCGAGGGTACACAAACCAATATAGAGGTTATTATTGTTATGGCCTGTTAA
- a CDS encoding RagB/SusD family nutrient uptake outer membrane protein, producing the protein MKIKINILTIGMAVSAVLTIVGCSKFLDVVPSEFHKEENVFEDIKQAEKEVTRLYDNLPIYFDANGGSNNILSPSSDETYHNWDQSNARLYEQGAWNPVTNPLGNWEETYQNVRIAYHFLENIDQVPVLNDAQRERYLTVVIPRYKCEVKFLLAFYYFELFKRYGAVPLIDRHYSVLDMDEVLRKDRRPVDEVVNFIVKLCDEAASGLPLSYEDDLSEYGRATKGAALALKAKTLLYAASPLFNGGELDGKGITVNGQDVKTTLLAVKNSDGTALFPQQYDKEKWKKAADAAKEVIDLGMYSLHSIQQELFYIRNRTEVIWHKQIGSRTAGSWDAKLMPNGTDYGSQGSLSVTNAFVDSYEMKNGLPIDDPRSGYVRDAWTDTTMNVFRNQKWQKVDVRIRSLYHNRDPRMYTDIYFNGQPLLHRNVITEYVTNLGNNNDGWGGKTGQNTRTGYYVQKTVAPTQDPKNKAISNMRNGIYIRLAEVYLWYAEAMNEYLDAPSQDVYVAINQVRKRVGMPELPISSRAEDLTKAGMRTRIRNERKIELFTEGHRFFDIRRWLIAHTDECTELIGLNINASGESFYKPTAFKNGKRVFTINHYLMPLPTAEVMKAPGVLIQNYGW; encoded by the coding sequence ATGAAAATAAAAATTAATATTCTTACAATCGGGATGGCTGTTTCGGCCGTGCTGACAATCGTCGGGTGCAGCAAATTTTTGGATGTTGTGCCCTCTGAATTCCATAAAGAGGAAAATGTATTTGAAGATATCAAACAAGCCGAAAAAGAAGTTACCAGACTCTATGATAACCTGCCGATCTATTTTGATGCAAATGGGGGGAGTAATAATATCCTGTCGCCATCCTCGGATGAAACCTACCATAATTGGGATCAGAGTAATGCCCGTCTTTATGAGCAAGGCGCTTGGAACCCTGTGACAAACCCATTAGGCAATTGGGAGGAAACTTATCAAAACGTACGCATTGCCTACCACTTTCTAGAAAATATTGATCAGGTACCTGTATTGAACGATGCACAACGTGAACGTTATCTGACAGTGGTCATACCACGCTATAAATGTGAGGTTAAGTTCCTTTTGGCATTCTATTATTTTGAACTCTTTAAACGATATGGGGCCGTACCGCTAATTGACCGTCATTATAGTGTTTTGGATATGGATGAGGTATTGAGAAAAGACCGTAGACCTGTCGACGAAGTAGTTAACTTTATCGTAAAGCTCTGTGATGAGGCTGCATCGGGATTGCCTTTATCTTATGAGGATGACTTAAGTGAATATGGCAGGGCAACTAAAGGAGCGGCATTGGCATTAAAAGCAAAGACACTTTTGTATGCGGCGAGCCCGCTTTTTAATGGAGGGGAGCTTGATGGTAAGGGGATTACAGTCAATGGGCAGGATGTGAAGACAACTTTACTCGCGGTAAAAAACAGTGATGGGACGGCGTTATTTCCACAGCAATATGATAAAGAAAAATGGAAAAAAGCAGCGGATGCAGCGAAGGAAGTGATTGATCTCGGTATGTATAGCCTCCATAGTATTCAGCAGGAATTGTTTTACATACGTAACCGTACGGAGGTGATCTGGCACAAACAGATCGGCTCGCGTACTGCGGGTAGTTGGGATGCGAAGTTGATGCCCAATGGTACGGACTACGGCAGTCAGGGATCTCTCAGCGTTACCAATGCTTTCGTAGATTCGTACGAAATGAAAAATGGTTTACCAATAGATGATCCCCGCTCTGGATATGTGCGCGACGCCTGGACGGATACAACCATGAATGTGTTTAGAAACCAAAAGTGGCAAAAAGTCGATGTTCGGATCAGGAGTCTTTACCATAATCGTGATCCGCGTATGTATACGGATATCTACTTTAACGGACAACCGCTTTTACACCGTAATGTGATCACGGAATACGTGACCAATCTTGGAAATAATAATGATGGTTGGGGAGGTAAAACAGGACAGAACACGCGCACTGGATATTATGTACAGAAAACTGTAGCGCCTACGCAAGACCCTAAAAATAAAGCTATAAGCAATATGCGTAACGGAATTTATATCCGGTTGGCTGAGGTCTACCTTTGGTATGCCGAAGCAATGAACGAATATCTGGATGCTCCCAGTCAAGATGTATACGTAGCAATCAATCAGGTCAGGAAGCGTGTTGGTATGCCTGAACTTCCTATTTCCTCACGCGCAGAAGATCTTACCAAAGCAGGGATGCGAACGAGGATCAGAAATGAACGTAAGATCGAATTGTTTACGGAAGGACATCGATTTTTTGATATCCGGCGTTGGCTTATCGCACATACGGATGAATGCACGGAGTTGATAGGATTAAATATCAATGCTTCGGGAGAGAGTTTCTACAAGCCTACCGCATTTAAAAACGGAAAACGTGTGTTTACAATTAACCACTATTTGATGCCTTTGCCTACGGCAGAGGTCATGAAAGCTCCTGGAGTGCTGATTCAAAACTATGGTTGGTAA